One window of Leptospira wolbachii serovar Codice str. CDC genomic DNA carries:
- a CDS encoding LytR C-terminal domain-containing protein, which yields MLREAPKKQTIPAKTLLIAAGSFFLIALLFLIFRSKAGFSLDQKFSQSKRMPILFSVLGEKDEYLFSLYAEFYPNEKKAALFFVNPKTSFDDGDKSLKEKGSSAPSYVESVLEDTLDSNIPFKIVWTKEQFQNWVNLLGGLNLFFEPKSLHITKNYARNKQTYILDGEDTFDWMSSLADDSMISHIRRLEIQETVLLTVLEAIHEKKDLLGKQRVAYLHSQMTTNLSLKEWETLIDFLKKEKIHFGVSEVPGEPMGRPKFRDEVLKANEETVKVAFHKFSSELRSLSFSEGERARIEVLNGTPKNGLARYGKVLLNDKGLKVLSVDNAWDSSFKSSIILNRSGNTQYTDIISDTFQGRRVYFALRKDLGLDATVILGEDFQNSKD from the coding sequence ATGTTACGTGAAGCACCTAAAAAACAAACCATCCCGGCCAAAACTCTTTTGATTGCGGCAGGGTCTTTCTTTTTGATCGCACTACTCTTTTTAATCTTCCGTTCTAAGGCAGGGTTTTCCCTAGATCAAAAATTTTCCCAAAGCAAACGGATGCCTATCCTCTTCTCTGTATTAGGTGAAAAGGATGAATATTTATTTTCGCTTTATGCCGAATTTTATCCGAATGAAAAAAAAGCAGCACTCTTCTTTGTGAATCCCAAAACTAGTTTTGATGATGGGGACAAATCTCTAAAGGAAAAAGGAAGTTCTGCTCCTTCTTACGTGGAATCTGTTTTGGAAGATACTTTAGATTCCAATATCCCTTTTAAAATTGTTTGGACTAAAGAACAATTCCAAAATTGGGTCAACTTACTGGGTGGCCTCAATCTCTTTTTTGAACCTAAATCTCTCCACATAACAAAGAATTACGCAAGAAACAAACAAACTTATATTTTGGATGGAGAAGATACTTTTGATTGGATGAGTTCACTTGCTGACGATTCTATGATTTCTCATATCCGTCGTTTGGAGATCCAGGAAACAGTTTTGTTGACCGTTCTCGAAGCCATCCATGAAAAAAAGGACTTACTTGGAAAACAACGTGTTGCCTATCTTCATTCTCAAATGACGACCAATCTCTCGCTGAAAGAATGGGAAACGCTGATCGACTTTCTGAAAAAGGAAAAGATCCATTTTGGTGTTTCCGAAGTTCCAGGAGAACCGATGGGACGACCCAAATTCCGGGATGAAGTTTTAAAAGCAAATGAAGAGACGGTAAAAGTCGCTTTTCACAAATTTTCAAGCGAACTTAGGTCCCTTTCTTTTAGTGAAGGAGAACGGGCCCGGATTGAAGTCCTGAATGGAACCCCAAAAAATGGGCTTGCCAGATACGGGAAGGTGCTTCTGAATGATAAGGGTCTGAAAGTTCTCTCCGTTGACAATGCCTGGGATTCTAGTTTTAAATCCAGTATCATCTTAAACCGCTCCGGAAACACACAGTACACGGATATCATCTCCGATACCTTCCAAGGACGAAGGGTTTACTTCGCACTTAGGAAAGATCTGGGACTTGATGCCACCGTCATACTCGGGGAAGATTTTCAAAATTCCAAGGACTAA
- a CDS encoding M20 metallopeptidase family protein, which yields MKVYPTDRKEEMVRYRRTFHQFPELKYEERETASFVIAHLESLDFQVESGIAETGLVALFDSGIPGKTVLVRADMDALPIHEENNHEYKSKTPGKMHACGHDGHTSILMALSSELKTAFSEFVPRGRVLLCFQPAEEGGSGADRMIASGILDRYKVDSVFALHVWNHIDLGKVGVVNGTMMASVDEFKITVKGTSGHGAMPQHTVDPIVVGSYLVTALQTLVSRNVDPLEPCVVTVGSFHSGNAFNVIPETATLHGTVRTYSKSVYEMIPKQMAALVEQVASGFGAKIEFEYNRIDKPTINDPTMADIVRTAAKNVLGEDSLTEENTRTMGGEDFSAFLMERPGCYFFIGSRNESKGLVHPHHSSFFDFDEDALPIGLAVMKEVIKTYLLNSK from the coding sequence ATGAAAGTTTATCCCACAGATCGTAAAGAGGAGATGGTTCGTTATAGACGAACCTTCCATCAGTTCCCTGAGCTCAAATATGAAGAACGAGAAACTGCCTCTTTTGTAATAGCTCATTTGGAATCTTTAGATTTTCAGGTGGAATCGGGGATCGCAGAGACTGGCCTTGTTGCCCTTTTTGATTCAGGAATTCCAGGAAAAACTGTGCTTGTCCGAGCTGATATGGATGCCCTTCCGATCCATGAAGAAAATAATCACGAATACAAAAGTAAAACACCAGGAAAGATGCATGCTTGTGGCCACGATGGACATACAAGCATCCTTATGGCTCTCTCTTCCGAATTAAAAACTGCATTTTCGGAATTTGTTCCGAGAGGTCGTGTGCTTCTTTGTTTCCAACCCGCTGAGGAAGGTGGCTCTGGGGCCGATCGGATGATTGCCTCGGGGATTTTAGACCGTTACAAAGTGGATTCTGTATTTGCCCTCCATGTTTGGAATCATATTGATCTCGGGAAAGTCGGAGTTGTGAACGGAACCATGATGGCTTCTGTAGATGAATTCAAAATCACGGTGAAGGGCACCTCTGGCCACGGGGCCATGCCCCAACATACAGTAGATCCTATTGTTGTCGGCTCCTATTTAGTGACTGCCTTACAAACACTAGTATCTCGGAACGTGGATCCCCTAGAGCCTTGTGTGGTGACGGTGGGATCCTTTCATTCAGGAAATGCTTTCAATGTGATTCCGGAAACGGCCACTCTCCATGGAACGGTAAGAACCTATTCCAAATCTGTATATGAAATGATTCCCAAACAAATGGCGGCACTCGTAGAACAAGTTGCTTCTGGATTTGGTGCCAAAATTGAGTTCGAATACAACCGTATCGACAAACCCACAATCAATGATCCTACTATGGCTGATATCGTAAGAACCGCCGCAAAGAATGTTTTAGGAGAGGACTCTCTCACAGAAGAAAATACTCGAACTATGGGTGGGGAAGACTTTTCAGCCTTCCTTATGGAACGACCTGGATGTTATTTTTTTATCGGTTCTAGAAACGAATCCAAAGGCCTTGTGCATCCACACCACAGTTCCTTTTTTGATTTTGATGAAGATGCACTTCCCATCGGCCTTGCTGTCATGAAAGAAGTCATTAAAACCTACCTTTTAAATTCCAAATAA
- a CDS encoding glutamate-5-semialdehyde dehydrogenase, producing the protein MADEFTNYAKELATKAKLASRALKGLTTIQKNAVLLRVEELLLNNESTIVEKNQLDMKSGKEKGLSSAMMDRLLLDSKRIAAMAKSIEEIRNLPDPVGEVVRGTILPNGLELLTKRVPIGVVMTIFESRPNVIIDIASLSFKSGNACILRGGSEAFHSNVILSSLFHQAIEEAKIPGVTKEIVTFVENTNREAMVPFFQLEDLIDVIVPRGGEALIRFVSEHSRIPVIKHDKGVTNLYLSNHANSEIVLPILVNSKVQRPGVCNALENLFIHKEYPNIPGLLAKLEASGIQILGDASIQKIVSSAKLASEEDFYTEFLDTRLSIRLVASVNEAMDNIRKYSSGHTECILSEDVSEIRKFQQELDSAAIFVNCSTRFHDGGEYGLGAEVGISTGKLHVRGPMGLIHLTTTTTYVTGGGQVRG; encoded by the coding sequence ATGGCAGATGAATTTACAAACTATGCAAAAGAATTAGCAACAAAAGCTAAATTAGCAAGCAGAGCCTTAAAAGGTCTCACCACCATTCAAAAGAATGCTGTCCTTCTTCGTGTGGAAGAACTTCTACTAAATAACGAATCTACTATCGTTGAAAAAAACCAATTGGATATGAAGAGTGGCAAAGAAAAGGGGCTTTCCTCTGCTATGATGGACCGCCTTCTTTTAGATTCCAAACGAATTGCAGCAATGGCAAAGAGTATCGAAGAGATTCGAAACCTTCCCGATCCTGTGGGTGAAGTGGTTCGTGGCACAATCTTACCCAATGGATTAGAGCTTCTCACCAAACGGGTGCCAATCGGCGTTGTGATGACCATTTTTGAATCTAGGCCCAACGTCATTATCGATATTGCCTCGCTTTCTTTTAAATCTGGGAACGCTTGTATTCTACGAGGTGGGTCCGAGGCCTTTCATTCCAATGTAATACTCTCTTCTTTATTCCACCAGGCCATTGAAGAAGCGAAAATTCCAGGTGTGACAAAAGAAATAGTGACCTTTGTGGAAAATACAAACCGTGAAGCTATGGTTCCTTTTTTCCAATTGGAAGATTTGATTGATGTAATTGTTCCTCGTGGTGGTGAAGCTCTCATTCGGTTTGTATCAGAACATAGTAGAATCCCTGTCATTAAACATGACAAAGGTGTTACCAATCTATATTTGTCGAACCATGCCAATTCCGAGATTGTCCTTCCCATTCTTGTGAACTCCAAAGTACAAAGGCCCGGGGTTTGTAATGCCTTAGAAAATTTGTTTATCCATAAAGAATATCCTAATATCCCAGGATTACTCGCAAAGTTAGAGGCTTCCGGAATTCAAATTCTTGGGGATGCGTCCATTCAAAAGATAGTTTCTTCCGCCAAACTAGCGTCAGAAGAAGATTTTTATACGGAATTTTTAGACACAAGACTTAGCATTCGGCTTGTAGCTTCTGTAAACGAAGCCATGGATAATATTCGAAAGTATAGTTCTGGCCATACCGAATGCATTCTATCAGAAGATGTTTCCGAAATTCGAAAGTTCCAACAAGAGCTGGATAGTGCTGCTATCTTTGTAAACTGCTCCACTCGGTTTCATGATGGTGGTGAATACGGTTTAGGAGCCGAAGTCGGAATTTCTACAGGGAAACTCCATGTACGAGGACCCATGGGCCTTATCCACCTAACTACAACTACTACGTATGTAACGGGTGGCGGACAAGTCCGAGGATAA
- the yqeK gene encoding bis(5'-nucleosyl)-tetraphosphatase (symmetrical) YqeK translates to MKPTSMASTDEWTQFFEKEVPTQVTDTRFQHILRVANYAESLAKVHGYPYPKKAYLAGLCHDITKQKKMEVHSELFREFAVNIDGIPSQALHAFSAPLWLQKEYGFVDSEIAKAISSHTLGNSEPSLLDKILYAADFLGSDYAYKQPELMEWVKKTEENLDYGVFMKAFQTIFFLMEKKEVIHPNTFYMYNQSAQYIKET, encoded by the coding sequence ATGAAACCAACGTCTATGGCATCTACAGACGAATGGACTCAGTTCTTCGAAAAGGAAGTCCCCACTCAAGTCACAGATACTCGTTTCCAACATATCCTTCGGGTGGCAAATTATGCAGAGTCCTTAGCAAAGGTCCATGGTTATCCTTACCCAAAGAAAGCCTATCTTGCAGGACTTTGTCATGACATCACCAAACAAAAAAAGATGGAAGTCCATTCTGAATTATTTCGAGAATTTGCTGTGAATATAGATGGGATTCCTTCTCAAGCTTTACATGCTTTTTCAGCACCTTTATGGCTCCAAAAGGAATATGGTTTTGTTGATTCTGAAATAGCGAAAGCTATCTCTTCTCATACCCTAGGTAATTCAGAACCTTCCCTTTTGGATAAAATCTTGTATGCTGCTGATTTTTTGGGTTCTGACTATGCCTACAAACAACCTGAGCTAATGGAATGGGTAAAGAAAACAGAGGAAAATCTGGACTACGGAGTTTTTATGAAAGCCTTCCAAACCATTTTCTTTCTGATGGAAAAAAAAGAAGTCATCCATCCTAACACTTTTTATATGTATAATCAATCTGCGCAATATATCAAGGAAACCTAA
- the obgE gene encoding GTPase ObgE — MSGFIDEVPIRIRAGHGGAGSVHFHKEKFVEFGGPDGGDGGKGGDVIILAEGRMMTLENYLPDRLYAASDGEPGLGQNRHGKNGEDLILKVPVGTQILDSVTMELLYDFNHDGESFTIATGGRGGKGNTFFKTSIQQAPRYSQPGEEGGELSLLLELKLLADIGIVGLPNAGKSTLLAKITHAHPKIAGYAFTTLSPNLGVVHRHEDLFRYTVADIPGIIEGASRGVGLGISFLKHIERVQGILFLFDGGNLQLEEELEMLRSELGNYNQTLLGKKFLIVINKMDIWDNDPEFTAEIQKNYSHLGEIICISADKESNLDYLLERIDKVFFPEKTKLVYENT; from the coding sequence ATGAGCGGATTTATCGACGAAGTACCCATTCGAATTCGAGCCGGACACGGAGGGGCAGGTTCTGTCCATTTCCATAAAGAGAAATTTGTCGAATTTGGTGGCCCTGACGGTGGGGATGGTGGGAAAGGCGGAGATGTGATCATTTTAGCCGAAGGGCGAATGATGACTTTAGAAAACTATCTCCCTGACCGTTTGTATGCAGCGAGTGACGGTGAACCAGGCCTTGGACAAAACAGGCATGGAAAAAACGGGGAAGATTTAATTCTAAAAGTTCCCGTGGGAACTCAAATCCTTGATTCAGTGACCATGGAACTTCTCTACGATTTTAACCATGATGGAGAAAGTTTTACGATTGCCACTGGGGGACGCGGTGGGAAAGGAAATACGTTTTTTAAAACATCTATCCAACAGGCACCGAGATACAGCCAACCGGGAGAGGAAGGCGGCGAACTTTCGTTATTATTAGAACTAAAATTACTCGCAGATATTGGAATTGTGGGACTTCCTAACGCCGGTAAGTCAACCCTACTCGCAAAAATTACGCATGCCCATCCTAAAATTGCCGGTTACGCCTTCACAACACTCTCCCCTAACTTGGGTGTGGTGCATAGGCATGAAGATTTGTTTCGTTATACGGTAGCAGACATTCCGGGAATCATTGAAGGGGCTTCTCGTGGTGTGGGCCTTGGCATTAGTTTTCTCAAACACATTGAAAGGGTACAAGGGATTTTGTTTTTATTCGACGGGGGAAATTTACAACTCGAAGAAGAATTGGAAATGTTACGAAGTGAACTTGGAAATTACAACCAAACTCTTCTTGGTAAAAAATTTCTAATTGTGATTAACAAAATGGACATCTGGGATAATGATCCCGAATTCACTGCAGAAATTCAAAAGAACTATTCCCATTTAGGAGAAATCATTTGTATTTCCGCGGACAAGGAATCAAACCTAGACTACCTACTCGAACGTATTGATAAAGTATTTTTCCCTGAAAAAACGAAGTTAGTTTATGAAAACACGTAA
- a CDS encoding TolC family protein, which yields MQLAQWENGNTIPDSLQPGKKLRLSISQAIEQVIENNTIVQNAKLEIVKADSSEWKNESKYSWKALASIQSSKQLFPDNRNNIFAGTIRSQDKISAGVEKQFKTGTYFKTEISSIRYDVNAFENPNSQTAGFASLLAAPPMYTSAVSATLSQELLKYGFGKNEEDKEKLLKNQTLLVRENYINMLTQLVVKILVDYWSLSIVDSRIATYEKVSKNTEEIRRLTLRKTGLGLSEGFEVNQWNQAYLRTQSLLEKAKVDRIEAERNLVRILNVDTGSSIEGVTDLSETLPTGINLKADKEYALSRRTDYLILKREREIAKLALNTALAEDDPSLLATFSYSSIGQNFLSPQENFIARQRGITSFNYPQILAELKMSYPLWDLGIKAGIRDAETNLKVNEMKIQNLEQEITQEIDNRHEALIASHALLRDLMKTRKETEIFYNGLMERFRQGRYTAVNVKNALDSLANVELAVTQAKINFNINLVRYELAKNSLFEKYGLDLYTILEEVEKRAKQETDKL from the coding sequence ATGCAGCTCGCCCAATGGGAAAACGGCAATACGATTCCGGATTCTCTCCAACCGGGAAAAAAACTACGCCTCAGCATTTCACAAGCCATCGAACAGGTAATTGAAAACAATACCATTGTTCAAAATGCTAAATTGGAAATTGTGAAAGCAGACAGTTCCGAATGGAAAAATGAGTCTAAATACAGTTGGAAGGCATTGGCCAGTATCCAATCATCCAAACAGCTCTTTCCTGATAACCGAAACAACATCTTTGCGGGAACGATTCGCTCCCAAGATAAAATCTCTGCCGGCGTGGAAAAACAGTTCAAAACAGGTACTTATTTCAAAACAGAAATCAGCAGCATTCGTTATGATGTAAACGCATTTGAAAATCCCAATTCACAGACTGCGGGTTTTGCAAGTTTACTGGCAGCTCCTCCCATGTATACGAGCGCAGTTTCTGCGACTCTTTCCCAAGAACTTCTCAAATATGGATTTGGCAAAAACGAAGAAGATAAAGAAAAACTTCTAAAAAACCAAACCTTGCTGGTTCGTGAAAACTATATCAACATGCTAACACAGCTTGTAGTAAAGATTCTCGTAGACTACTGGTCACTGAGTATTGTAGATTCTCGAATTGCCACTTACGAAAAGGTTTCCAAAAATACGGAAGAGATCCGACGTTTGACTTTGCGTAAAACTGGACTTGGACTTTCAGAAGGATTTGAAGTCAATCAGTGGAACCAGGCATACTTACGAACACAGTCCCTACTAGAAAAAGCAAAAGTAGACCGTATTGAAGCCGAAAGAAATTTAGTTCGGATTTTAAATGTAGATACGGGATCTTCCATTGAAGGGGTCACTGACTTAAGTGAAACCTTACCCACAGGAATCAATTTAAAAGCTGACAAAGAATATGCTCTTTCTCGTAGAACAGACTACCTCATCTTAAAAAGAGAAAGAGAAATTGCTAAACTTGCACTGAACACAGCTCTTGCCGAAGATGATCCGTCTCTACTTGCCACGTTTTCTTATAGTTCCATTGGACAAAATTTCCTTTCTCCTCAGGAGAATTTCATTGCTCGCCAAAGGGGAATCACTTCCTTCAACTACCCACAGATTTTGGCGGAGTTAAAGATGTCCTATCCCCTTTGGGATTTAGGGATCAAGGCTGGAATTCGAGATGCGGAAACAAATCTCAAAGTGAACGAGATGAAAATCCAAAACTTGGAACAAGAAATTACTCAAGAAATTGATAATCGTCATGAAGCACTGATTGCAAGCCACGCCTTACTAAGAGACCTAATGAAAACCCGTAAAGAAACTGAAATTTTCTACAATGGTCTTATGGAACGTTTTCGCCAAGGTCGTTATACGGCTGTTAACGTAAAGAATGCCTTAGATAGTTTGGCGAATGTAGAACTTGCGGTGACACAAGCTAAGATCAATTTTAATATCAATTTAGTTCGTTATGAGTTGGCAAAAAATTCTCTTTTTGAGAAATATGGACTCGATCTCTATACTATTTTGGAAGAAGTTGAAAAGAGAGCCAAACAAGAAACCGACAAACTATGA
- a CDS encoding nicotinate-nicotinamide nucleotide adenylyltransferase: MDVLFFGGSFNPPHRGHRHVIETISKSYPNALLYVCPNYVSPFKLGERSFTSEEIWKLCLVEFEGLLSEKVILWDEEIKQANVSYTIDSLTVLKSLHPEAALSLVIGEDNLASFDKWKSYLEILNATKQLIVVRRETSYPKEIPLPAFLPKSQVLILDNPILPMSSTEIRMVANGDWSSQFVLPKTRVLAMQFLKAKQGNVL; the protein is encoded by the coding sequence ATGGACGTTCTTTTTTTTGGAGGAAGTTTCAATCCCCCCCACCGAGGACATCGGCATGTGATTGAAACTATTTCCAAATCGTATCCGAATGCCCTATTATATGTTTGTCCTAATTACGTTTCTCCTTTTAAACTAGGCGAACGGTCATTTACATCGGAAGAAATCTGGAAACTCTGTTTGGTTGAATTTGAAGGACTCCTTTCCGAAAAAGTGATTCTTTGGGATGAAGAAATTAAACAAGCAAATGTAAGTTATACGATTGATAGCCTAACGGTATTAAAAAGTCTCCATCCAGAAGCTGCACTTTCTTTGGTGATAGGCGAAGACAATTTAGCATCTTTTGATAAATGGAAGTCTTATCTTGAAATCCTAAATGCTACCAAACAACTGATTGTGGTTCGCAGGGAAACTTCTTATCCCAAAGAGATCCCGCTTCCGGCTTTCCTTCCTAAATCGCAAGTTCTGATTTTAGATAATCCGATTCTCCCCATGAGTAGCACGGAAATCCGAATGGTTGCAAATGGAGACTGGAGCAGCCAATTTGTTTTGCCAAAAACAAGAGTACTGGCTATGCAATTTTTAAAAGCAAAACAGGGAAACGTTTTATGA
- the rsfS gene encoding ribosome silencing factor: MPNISAETLEHLKKIKQTLIDKKCENIQFLDLKDVHSYLSLFVLATVKTETQGRSCAKDIDKYMKPLKLAVKRQNLADLPKDATGWILLDYGEICVHIMTDEMRTYYSLDRLWGDAAPIAV; the protein is encoded by the coding sequence ATGCCGAATATCAGTGCAGAGACATTAGAACATCTCAAAAAAATCAAACAGACATTAATCGATAAAAAATGTGAAAACATTCAGTTTCTGGATCTAAAAGATGTCCACAGTTATCTTTCTTTATTTGTCCTTGCGACTGTGAAAACAGAAACACAAGGCAGGTCTTGCGCAAAGGACATAGATAAGTACATGAAACCTTTGAAACTCGCAGTAAAACGCCAAAATCTTGCCGACCTTCCGAAAGATGCCACAGGATGGATCCTTCTCGATTACGGCGAAATTTGTGTACATATCATGACGGACGAAATGAGAACCTACTATTCATTAGATCGTCTCTGGGGTGATGCTGCTCCTATTGCTGTATAA
- the proB gene encoding glutamate 5-kinase → MKTRKEFLDSIQKAKLIVVKIGSARVSGEESKINDFLYDLVGDIRSLRDQGKEVILVSSGAIAQGKKLLGDKNGNVPNGKTTLAEKQAFAAMGQNKLLNLYESFFSRVNIPMAQILFGRKDLNEEKSFTNLKQTFRQLLDWGILPIVNENDSVSTEEINLGDNDILSAIVASIVGADLLLILTGVDGFLKEDSKIDLFTEITKETENLATGPSGPGTGGMFTKINAAKLLLPYGIKTGIVNGEKKHAISQFFSTDNFGTLIADSAVPHRIPTASEIQTHFFSLPSE, encoded by the coding sequence ATGAAAACACGTAAGGAATTTTTAGACTCCATTCAAAAAGCAAAACTCATTGTTGTGAAAATCGGAAGTGCTCGTGTTTCCGGTGAAGAATCCAAAATTAATGACTTTTTATACGATTTAGTCGGTGACATTCGAAGTTTACGAGACCAAGGAAAAGAAGTCATTCTTGTTTCGTCTGGTGCCATAGCCCAAGGAAAAAAACTTTTGGGCGATAAAAATGGGAATGTTCCCAATGGCAAAACCACTCTCGCCGAAAAACAGGCATTTGCTGCCATGGGTCAAAATAAACTTTTGAATCTTTATGAAAGTTTTTTTAGTCGTGTCAATATTCCTATGGCACAAATTCTTTTTGGAAGAAAAGACTTAAACGAAGAAAAAAGTTTTACGAACCTAAAACAAACGTTTCGTCAACTTTTGGATTGGGGAATCCTCCCAATCGTCAATGAAAACGATTCCGTGTCTACAGAAGAAATCAACTTAGGCGATAACGATATACTTTCAGCGATTGTGGCCTCTATTGTGGGGGCTGACCTCCTCCTCATCCTGACTGGTGTGGATGGTTTTTTAAAAGAAGATTCTAAAATCGATTTATTTACCGAAATTACAAAAGAAACTGAAAATTTAGCTACTGGACCTTCTGGCCCCGGCACCGGCGGTATGTTTACCAAAATCAATGCCGCAAAACTTTTGTTACCCTATGGAATCAAAACCGGTATAGTGAATGGCGAGAAAAAACATGCAATTTCGCAGTTTTTTTCAACGGATAACTTCGGAACTTTAATTGCCGACAGTGCAGTTCCGCACCGAATTCCAACTGCATCAGAGATCCAAACGCATTTCTTTTCATTACCTTCGGAGTGA
- a CDS encoding thioredoxin domain-containing protein: MSKKPNRLVHEKSPYLLQHAHNPVDWFPWGVEAFEKAQKEDKIILLSIGYSTCHWCHVMERESFEDDSTAEVLNRDFVCIKLDREERPDIDKIYMDALHAMGTQGGWPLNMFLTPSKEPILGGTYFPPENRYGKRSFKEVLRLVSEAWKNQREELITAASDLTKYLQDNETRTNEGKVPGTEIIENNFGRYLQVYDKELFGFKTNTVNKFPPSMALSFLVEYGLRKEEPRALEMAFNTAYAMKFGGIYDQVGGGICRYATDHEWLVPHFEKMLYDNSLYVEALSLLFKATKDTFFLDVIREIVNYIRRDMTLESGGIASAEDADSEGEEGKFYLWNHSEFSSIVPEEEIQGFWNVTEEGNFEHKNILNLYWKGKNPFVEGIHFKPEFVDKLESAKSKLLAARNKRIRPLRDDKVLTSWNCLWIRALLSAYEVSGDKEYLTDAKKIYQFLTKNLVAEDGSILRRYRDGEAKYFGTLPDYAEFLWVSFKLFQLAEDLEAYTKGKRSLEYLFSHFESKVGPYYESFHGNEDLLVRTMEGYDGVEPSGNSTVLHLFHLLHSWGFQGIDLQTKANSIFAYFLPELTQNSLSYPSMISAFQKFQYPSKEVLVVYRDKDLLEVESIRKKLGEIKDPNLVWLVLEESKAKVLAPELELLMGRSAGSGMSFYVCQNFACELPKDNWEETLALIQQ, encoded by the coding sequence ATGTCGAAAAAACCGAATCGTTTGGTTCATGAAAAAAGTCCTTATCTGTTACAACATGCACACAATCCCGTGGATTGGTTTCCCTGGGGAGTGGAAGCCTTCGAAAAGGCCCAAAAAGAAGATAAAATCATCCTTTTGTCCATTGGATATTCGACCTGTCACTGGTGCCATGTGATGGAACGGGAATCATTTGAAGATGATTCCACAGCGGAAGTCTTAAATCGTGATTTCGTATGCATCAAGTTAGACAGGGAAGAACGTCCCGACATAGATAAAATTTATATGGATGCACTCCATGCGATGGGAACGCAAGGAGGGTGGCCACTCAATATGTTTCTCACGCCTAGTAAAGAACCCATCCTTGGTGGTACCTATTTTCCTCCTGAAAATCGCTACGGAAAACGCAGTTTCAAAGAGGTTCTTCGCCTAGTTTCCGAGGCATGGAAGAACCAAAGGGAGGAACTGATCACTGCCGCTTCCGATTTAACGAAATACTTACAAGATAACGAAACAAGAACCAATGAGGGTAAAGTTCCGGGAACAGAAATCATCGAAAATAATTTCGGACGATACCTACAAGTATATGATAAAGAGCTTTTTGGGTTCAAAACAAATACGGTAAATAAATTTCCACCCAGTATGGCACTTAGTTTTCTTGTGGAATACGGCTTACGAAAAGAGGAACCAAGAGCCTTGGAGATGGCTTTTAACACGGCGTATGCTATGAAGTTTGGTGGGATTTACGACCAAGTGGGTGGCGGAATTTGCCGTTATGCGACGGATCATGAATGGCTTGTACCCCATTTTGAAAAAATGTTGTATGACAATTCCTTATATGTAGAAGCACTTTCATTATTGTTTAAAGCCACTAAAGATACATTCTTTTTAGATGTAATCAGAGAAATTGTAAATTACATTCGAAGGGATATGACTTTGGAATCGGGAGGCATCGCCAGTGCGGAAGATGCGGATTCCGAAGGAGAAGAAGGAAAGTTTTATCTTTGGAACCATTCGGAATTCAGCTCGATTGTTCCTGAAGAAGAAATCCAAGGATTTTGGAATGTCACTGAAGAAGGTAATTTTGAACACAAAAACATCCTCAATCTCTATTGGAAGGGGAAAAACCCTTTTGTAGAGGGAATCCATTTTAAACCAGAGTTTGTAGATAAATTGGAGTCAGCCAAATCTAAGTTACTCGCAGCTCGCAACAAACGCATTCGTCCCTTACGAGACGACAAAGTTTTGACTTCCTGGAATTGCCTGTGGATCCGAGCCCTTCTTTCTGCTTATGAAGTTTCAGGTGATAAAGAATATTTGACTGATGCCAAAAAAATCTATCAGTTTCTCACAAAGAATTTGGTCGCAGAAGACGGCTCTATTCTCAGACGTTATCGCGACGGAGAGGCCAAATACTTTGGAACGCTTCCTGATTATGCAGAATTTCTTTGGGTCTCATTCAAACTCTTCCAATTGGCTGAAGATCTGGAAGCCTATACAAAGGGAAAACGATCTTTGGAATATTTATTTTCTCATTTTGAATCTAAAGTGGGACCATATTACGAATCCTTTCATGGAAATGAAGATTTACTAGTGAGAACCATGGAAGGTTATGATGGTGTGGAACCTTCCGGGAATTCCACAGTCTTACATCTGTTTCATCTTTTACATTCCTGGGGTTTTCAAGGAATCGATTTACAAACAAAAGCAAATTCGATTTTTGCATACTTTCTACCAGAGCTCACTCAAAACTCGCTTAGTTATCCTTCCATGATTTCAGCATTCCAGAAATTCCAATACCCGTCGAAGGAAGTCCTCGTGGTATACAGAGATAAAGATCTTTTGGAAGTGGAATCGATCCGAAAGAAATTGGGGGAAATCAAAGATCCCAATCTCGTTTGGTTGGTTTTAGAGGAATCTAAGGCAAAGGTTTTGGCACCGGAACTAGAACTTCTTATGGGAAGAAGTGCAGGTTCTGGAATGTCCTTCTACGTATGTCAAAACTTTGCTTGTGAATTACCTAAGGACAATTGGGAAGAAACACTCGCTCTTATACAGCAATAG